The proteins below are encoded in one region of Acidimicrobiia bacterium:
- a CDS encoding acyltransferase, which produces MSQPERPLDPVRVASGAAIRWAWQHAMRLGTIGPNSRRGRRFGHLGRGSAICFPASALFGERWISIGDDCMIGPYSSLSAGVSPEHVPDHDPVIEIGDRTVIGKGSGIVGHREIVIGDDVWTGHHVYITDANHGYEDVTLPIGKQFSEPRPVSIGSDSWLGHGAVVLPGATIGRHVVIGAGAVVTGEIPDFSVAVGNPARVIRRYVLGEGWVRVPDLDDLPVLPSQPAGLG; this is translated from the coding sequence GGCGATCCGGTGGGCCTGGCAGCACGCGATGCGGCTCGGCACGATCGGCCCGAACAGTCGTCGGGGCCGGCGCTTCGGGCACCTCGGGCGGGGGAGCGCGATCTGCTTCCCGGCCAGCGCGCTGTTCGGCGAGCGCTGGATCAGCATCGGCGACGACTGCATGATCGGCCCGTACTCGAGCCTGTCCGCGGGCGTGTCACCCGAGCACGTCCCCGACCACGACCCGGTGATCGAGATCGGTGACCGCACGGTGATCGGGAAGGGGAGCGGCATCGTCGGCCATCGCGAGATCGTCATCGGCGACGACGTGTGGACCGGCCACCACGTCTACATCACGGACGCGAACCACGGGTACGAGGACGTCACCCTGCCCATCGGCAAGCAGTTCTCGGAACCGCGACCCGTCTCGATCGGGTCCGACTCGTGGCTCGGCCACGGTGCGGTCGTGCTGCCCGGTGCGACGATCGGCCGGCACGTGGTGATCGGCGCGGGCGCGGTCGTCACCGGCGAGATCCCCGACTTCTCCGTCGCGGTCGGCAACCCGGCGCGGGTCATCCGCCGCTACGTGCTCGGCGAGGGCTGGGTGCGGGTCCCCGATCTCGACGACCTGCCGGTGTTGCCGTCTCA